The Streptococcus sanguinis genome contains the following window.
CATTCCCCTTTTTTTACTTGAAAGGAGACATCATTTAAAGTGTAATTTTCAGACTCACTATCGTATTTGTACTTAAGATTTCTTACTTCGATGATATTTTCCATATTATTTAAAGGTATCTTTAAAGAGATAGGCACTTCCCTTGAAGTAGTCATATCCAGAATAAATCGTAAAGATTAAAGCGATATACAGAAGGATTTGCCCTAATAGAGTCCAATGAATCAGAAGAAAAATTATAGCAAACATCTGCGTGAAGGTTTTGATTTTACCTGGCATAGCAGCCGCTAAGACTGTCCCTCCTGTTTCCACTAAAAGCAAGCGCAGACCTGTTACTGCCAATTCCCGGCAAATAATAATAGCCACAACCCAGGCAGGAGCCATTTTCATCTCGATCAACATGATAAAAGCAGACATCACTAAAAGCTTATCAGCCATAGGATCAGCAAATTTACCAAAATTTGTTACTACTTCCCACTTTCGTGCCAAATAACCATCTAGATAATCAGTTATACTGGCAAAAGCAAATATAAAAGCTGCTAAGATGTGCATGGTGTAAGAATGACCGAATGTTAAAATCACAACAAATACAGGGATTAAAGCAATCCTGACAAGAGTTAAGGAATTTGGAATATTTTCTTTTTTCATAGTATTCCCTTCGTTTTTATCCTTTCGTAATGTTCAAACTAATGGTTCCACTATCACTAGTCAAAGCCGAAGTATCTAGTTTTTGTCCCTCTATCGTCACAGTTGCTCCTTTAACAGGTGCTAACGTAATAAGATACTTATTGCCTGGCTCAAGAGAAACCGTCTGGCTTGATTTTTCAGGAGATAAGGTGACGCCTTCGGCTAGTTCTGAATCGCTTATGCTTACAAAATTGGTCGTTTGCTCCACAGAAACGGTCACTTTGACAGGTTGACTTGCTCCGCTATACTCAGCAGTCAAATTATCTCCGCTTCCACTAACTGTCAATTTGCCAGCTGAGGAAGAAATTGACTTAGAATCAGCCGAAGAAAAGGAAGTCTTCTGACTGTTAGTGCTTGTAGAGGAAACCAGACTATAGTTGTTGTCAGATGCTTTAAAACTTACCGAATTAGTATGAGCATAGCTCCAGATATAATAAGCCACGAAAGCAGCAATAGCTGAAGCCAATAAGAGGAAATAGAACAAGGGCAGAAAAGAGCTTTTATTTTTATTTTTTCTGCTCCTAAATTCCTCATCTGCTGCCAGTGCCACTTCATCAAAGACAATCATCTCACCAGCTTCGTAAG
Protein-coding sequences here:
- the pgsA gene encoding CDP-diacylglycerol--glycerol-3-phosphate 3-phosphatidyltransferase; protein product: MKKENIPNSLTLVRIALIPVFVVILTFGHSYTMHILAAFIFAFASITDYLDGYLARKWEVVTNFGKFADPMADKLLVMSAFIMLIEMKMAPAWVVAIIICRELAVTGLRLLLVETGGTVLAAAMPGKIKTFTQMFAIIFLLIHWTLLGQILLYIALIFTIYSGYDYFKGSAYLFKDTFK
- a CDS encoding helix-turn-helix domain-containing protein, whose product is MKNRNKGKVSMRKKTIGEVLKLARTNQGLSLEELSKKTDIQQDLLEALERNDYDLLPSPFYARSFLRKYAWAVDLDESIILEAYEAGEMIVFDEVALAADEEFRSRKNKNKSSFLPLFYFLLLASAIAAFVAYYIWSYAHTNSVSFKASDNNYSLVSSTSTNSQKTSFSSADSKSISSSAGKLTVSGSGDNLTAEYSGASQPVKVTVSVEQTTNFVSISDSELAEGVTLSPEKSSQTVSLEPGNKYLITLAPVKGATVTIEGQKLDTSALTSDSGTISLNITKG